The Streptomyces durmitorensis genome contains the following window.
CCGCACCGCAGGTGGCGCTATCCCGTTAAAGGCTGTCATTAATGCCACTGGGAGGTGGCCGCAGGCCCGGATAACTTCGGCGGTGATCCCGGCACTGACCGGGCGCGCGCCACCGCTGAAGGAACTCCATGCAGGTCATGACCTATGTCGCACCGGTACTGATCGGCGTCCTGTACGCCCTCGTCATGTCCCTGATCCGCGAACCGAACCGGCGCCGATTCAACGCGATCATGGTGGCCGGTGCGGGAGCGGCCTACCTGAGCGGCGGCGGATTCGGAGGCTGGGAGTTCCTCTTCACCGCCGCCGTCACGTACTGCGCCTACCGGGGCCTGGAATCCTGGACGTTCATCGGCATCGGCTGGCTGCTCCACACCGGTTGGGACCTGCTCCACCACATCAAGGGCAACCCGATCATCCCCTTCGCCCACGACTCGTCCCTCGGCTGCGCCATCTGCGATCCCGTCATCGCGCTCTGGTGCCTGCGCGGCGGCCCCTCGCTGATGGGACTCGTCCGCGGCCGCCGGGTCGAAGACCACGCGGCCGAGCTGTGAGGGCAGTTGCGACGCTGTGACCGGTTTTATCGGATTCCGTTACGCGCTCTCCGGGTGATCGCAATGTCGGGTGCATACGTTTATGTTCCTCATTGTGCGGCTCGTCGCACGACGAGGGCCGCGTACTGACCGACGACCAAGGGGATCACTGCCGTTATGCGAAACATCCGCCGCCACAGCCTTCTGCGCACCGCCGCCGTCTCCGCCATCGCCGGATCGGTCCTGCTGATTCCCGCCACCGCCGCGCTCGCCGCCGGGTCGGGCCCGGAGCCCGTCCCCGCGCAGGCGGCCGCCAAGCCCGCCCCGGCCACGCTCACGGCGAAGGCGTCCGTCTCCCACGTCCGTGCCTGGCAGGAGCTGCGCATCACGGGCAAGGCGACCGGGCTCAAGGCCGGCAGCAAGGTGACCCTGCAGCAGAAGCAGCACGGGGCGTGGAAGGCCCTGCCCGCCAGCACGGTCACCAACAAGTCCGGGAGCTACGGCCTGCGCGCCAAGCTCGGCCTCAAGGGCAAGAACGAACTGCGCGTCGCCAGCGGCGCGACGGTCTCGCCGGTCGTCAAGGTGACCGTGAGCTGACCCGCGTCGGGCCTTGGCTCGCGCCCGGGGCCGTGCCGCGTCAGGCCTCGGGTGCGCGCACGACGAGCAGGTAGTAGTCCATGTGGTCGCGGCAGAAGGAGCGGTAGGGAGCCATGAGCGGATCGGTGTGGGCCAGGGCCTCCTTGCCGAACCGCTCCTCGATCTCGCCGCGCCGGTCCTCGTAGAGCACGCACATGAGCTCGCCGCACAGGGCCGCGTTCGCGGTCATGTCGCGCACGGACTCCACATGGAAGCCCGCCTGTTGGAGTTCGCCGACGAGCGTGGCGAAGGGGGTGAGCGGGGGACAGGTCCACATCCGCGTATAGGCCGCCACTTCCTCGGCGGTGGGGCTGCCGCGCAGGGCGAACTCCGTGAACAGGAAACGCCCGCCGGGACGCAGCACCCGCAGGGCCTCACGGAGCCCTGCGGGCCGGTCCGAGAAGTGGGGGACGCAGTCGATGGACCACGCGGCGTCGAAGGCCGCGTCCGCGTAGTCCAGTCGCATGGCGTTGCCGTAGGCGAAGTCCACCCGCTCGGCGAGGCCCGGGGCCGACCGGCCCCGGGCCTTGAGGTGCTCCTGGCACCGGGCGAGCTGGCTCTTGCTGACGTTGATCCCGGTGACGCGGGCGCCGGTGCGCTCCGCCAGGCGGACGGCCGGGCCGCCGGTGCCGCAGCCGATGTCGAGAAGGTGCTCGTGGGGCGCCAAGTCGATGGTGTCGACGAGGAATTCGGTCTGCCGGTCCTGGGCGAGGTCGGCCAGCGCGGTCAGCGTGGTGACGGGCGGGTGCTCGCCGTGCGGCGCGTACATGCCGATGTGCACGGCGGTGGAGCCGAGCGTCAGGGCGAGCATGTCGCCGAACTGGTCGTACATCGCGCCGACTTCTTCGGGGGTGGGCGCCGTCGTGCCGCGTGCGCCGGTGTCTTCCACGGTCATGGGTGCATCCCTTTCAGCGACGTGCGGTCGGTCGTCAAGGAATCGCGCTCGATGAGTTCGAGAAGTTCGACAGGGCGTGCTCGATCGAGAAGGCGTGCTCAAGAAGGCGTGCTCAAGAAGGCGGTGCAGAAGCGTGCGCGGTACGCGCCGGACGCTGGGACGCTAGCACCGGGAGCCGTCACGGTGGAGCCCCGAAAGCGCCAAGCAGCTCTGCGGCTCAGCTGCCGGGCGCCCGGTGACGGTCAGTCGCGCTCGGCGCGCTCCTGAGGTGCGGCGGAGCCCTCGGCCTCGGCGTGCGCGTCGACCTGGCGCCCCACCTCACGCGCCTCGTCGGTCAGCATCCGCAGTCTGGCCTCGGCCTGATCCGCGCGGGCCTGGAGACGTGCGGTGTCGTCGGCGATGACCCGGCAGGCCATATCCATCGCGGCGTCGACGTCCTCGGCGGAACCGCGCTCCGCCAGCTCCTCCAGTGCGTTCTTGACGGCGGCGATGCCGCCGCGGTGGTGGATGTCGTTCCAGAACTCATAGTCCATCCGGGCAGTTTGCCGGATAGGGCACCGCGGTGCGAAACGCGGCCGCGATCCGGGCCTCGCCCTTCTCGTGATCCGGGCCCACCCCTCCCGGAGGCCACCCGTGATAGAAAGTGGGACGTTCGTTCAAGTTTTTCGTGATGTGCTGCGGAGGCCCGAATGCGCCACTTCCTGCTGCCCGGAAACGACCGAGGAGCCCTCGATGGCTAACCCGTACCGCGCACTGTTCTCCGCACCGGGGGCGAAGGGCTTCTCCGCGGCCGGGCTGCTCGCACGCCTGCCGCTGCCGATGACCCACATGGGCATCCTCACGATGCTGTCCGAGCTGCGCGGCGAGTACGCGCTTGCGGGCGCCGTCGCCGGGACGTTCACGCTGTCCATGGCCCTGATAGGTCCTCAGATATCCCGTGTGGTCGACTGGTTGGGGCAGGGGCGCGTCCTGCTCCCGGCCACCGGTGTCAGCGTCGCCGCGCTGGGCGGGCTGCTCCTGTGCGCGTACTACGGCGCGCCCGTGTGGACCCTCTTCGTCTTCGCGTTCCTGGCCGGGTTCATGCCGAGCATGGGTGCGATGGTCAGAGCCCGCTGGACCCACCTGTACCGCGGCTCGCCGCGGCTCAACGCCGCGTACTCCCTGGAATCCGTGGTCGACGAGCTCACCTACATCATCGGGCCCGCCATCGCCGTCGTCCTCGGCACGGCCCTCTTCCCCGAAGCGGGGCCGATGGTCGCCGCGGTGCTGCTCGTCGTGGGCGTACTGCTCTTCGTCCCGCAGAAGCGCACCGAACCTCCCGTGCAGCCGCAGGCCGACGGTGCGGGGCGGTCGGCGATCCGGTCGGGCTCGCTCCTCGCGATGGCGCTCACCCTGCTGTTCGGCGGCGCCATCGCAGGGACCGTCGACACGATGGGGCTCGCCTTCGCCCAGGAGCAGGGGCAGAAGGAGGCAGCGGGGATCGTCTTCGCCGTGTACGCCGTCGGGTCCGCCGTCTCGGGACTGACCTTCGGGGCACTGAAGTTGAGCGTGCCGCTCCCGAGACTCCTCGTGATCGGGGTGGCGGGCACGGCCCTGACGACGCTGCCGTTCCTCGTCGTGAACAGCATCGCGACCCTGTCCGCCGCGGTCTTCCTCGCCGGCGTGTTCTTCGCGCCGACCATGGTCACCATCATGGGCATCGTCGAGAGGCTCACCCCCGCGGCCCGGCTCACCGAAGGAATGACCTGGATGATCGCGGGCCTGCAGATCGGCGTGGCGCTCGGCGCCGCCGCCTCGGGGCAGGTCGTGGACTCCTTCGGTACCCGCGCCGGCTTCACCGTGTCCTTGGCCATGGGCGCCCTCGCGCTCCTGACGACCCTGCTCAGCTACCGGCACGTGAGTGCGGAGACGGCGCGGGCGGTCGGCAGGGAGGAGGTCACGAGGGGGCCCGACCGGCCAGGTATCGTCGCGGAGACCGTCACCGGACAGGAGTCGCACACTGAACGAGCCGATCACCGACGGCCGTAGGGCCAAGGGCGAACGCCGTCGGCGCGAACTGATCGAGGCCACCTTGCGCGTGATCGCGCGGGACGGCGCCTCCGGGGTGACGCACCGCAAGG
Protein-coding sequences here:
- a CDS encoding DUF6010 family protein, giving the protein MTYVAPVLIGVLYALVMSLIREPNRRRFNAIMVAGAGAAYLSGGGFGGWEFLFTAAVTYCAYRGLESWTFIGIGWLLHTGWDLLHHIKGNPIIPFAHDSSLGCAICDPVIALWCLRGGPSLMGLVRGRRVEDHAAEL
- a CDS encoding MFS transporter, with translation MANPYRALFSAPGAKGFSAAGLLARLPLPMTHMGILTMLSELRGEYALAGAVAGTFTLSMALIGPQISRVVDWLGQGRVLLPATGVSVAALGGLLLCAYYGAPVWTLFVFAFLAGFMPSMGAMVRARWTHLYRGSPRLNAAYSLESVVDELTYIIGPAIAVVLGTALFPEAGPMVAAVLLVVGVLLFVPQKRTEPPVQPQADGAGRSAIRSGSLLAMALTLLFGGAIAGTVDTMGLAFAQEQGQKEAAGIVFAVYAVGSAVSGLTFGALKLSVPLPRLLVIGVAGTALTTLPFLVVNSIATLSAAVFLAGVFFAPTMVTIMGIVERLTPAARLTEGMTWMIAGLQIGVALGAAASGQVVDSFGTRAGFTVSLAMGALALLTTLLSYRHVSAETARAVGREEVTRGPDRPGIVAETVTGQESHTERADHRRP
- a CDS encoding SAM-dependent methyltransferase; this encodes MTVEDTGARGTTAPTPEEVGAMYDQFGDMLALTLGSTAVHIGMYAPHGEHPPVTTLTALADLAQDRQTEFLVDTIDLAPHEHLLDIGCGTGGPAVRLAERTGARVTGINVSKSQLARCQEHLKARGRSAPGLAERVDFAYGNAMRLDYADAAFDAAWSIDCVPHFSDRPAGLREALRVLRPGGRFLFTEFALRGSPTAEEVAAYTRMWTCPPLTPFATLVGELQQAGFHVESVRDMTANAALCGELMCVLYEDRRGEIEERFGKEALAHTDPLMAPYRSFCRDHMDYYLLVVRAPEA